A genome region from Acidobacteriota bacterium includes the following:
- a CDS encoding UbiX family flavin prenyltransferase — protein sequence MSSLRLALLVSGASGMVLPRRVLAALADHPEVERLHLVVSRGASQVLRHELGPTRTGAEALIEAAAPTEIGRAKIAVHRDNDLDAPIASGSYPFDGAVVLPCSAGTLGALAVGTASTLVHRTAAVAMKEGLPLVLGFRETPFSLLHVENMRRLILAGATLLPPLPAFYVGEDMARFVDHYALRVLDRFGLRETEATGLRWGEP from the coding sequence ATGAGTTCTCTACGCCTGGCCCTACTGGTGTCCGGCGCCTCCGGGATGGTGCTGCCGCGCCGGGTCCTCGCGGCGCTGGCCGATCACCCAGAGGTCGAACGCCTTCATCTAGTGGTCTCCCGCGGGGCCAGCCAAGTGCTGCGCCACGAGCTGGGGCCAACCCGTACCGGCGCCGAAGCGCTGATCGAGGCGGCGGCCCCGACCGAAATCGGGCGCGCCAAGATCGCCGTCCACCGGGACAATGATCTCGATGCGCCGATCGCCTCCGGTTCCTACCCCTTCGACGGCGCGGTGGTGTTGCCCTGTAGCGCCGGCACCCTGGGTGCCCTCGCCGTCGGCACCGCCAGCACCCTGGTCCACCGCACAGCGGCGGTCGCGATGAAAGAGGGCCTGCCGCTGGTGCTGGGATTCCGGGAGACGCCCTTCTCGCTGCTCCATGTGGAGAACATGCGGCGATTGATCTTGGCCGGCGCCACCCTCCTGCCGCCGCTGCCGGCGTTCTACGTCGGTGAGGACATGGCCCGCTTCGTCGACCACTACGCCCTGCGGGTTCTCGATCGCTTCGGGCTGCGCGAAACCGAAGCCACCGGCCTGCGCTGGGGAGAGCCATGA
- the panD gene encoding aspartate 1-decarboxylase — MRRTLFKSKIHRATVTGADLAYEGSVTVDPLLMEAADMLDNERVEIYNVTNGERLATYVIPGTPGEGEIVLNGAAAHKASPGDLVILCTYAEYEEAEAHSHQPTVVLVDEQNRIQRGPKPERLAS, encoded by the coding sequence ATGCGACGCACCCTGTTCAAATCCAAGATTCACCGCGCCACGGTCACCGGAGCGGACCTCGCCTACGAAGGTTCTGTCACCGTCGACCCGCTGCTGATGGAGGCAGCCGACATGCTCGACAACGAGCGGGTCGAGATCTACAACGTCACCAACGGCGAGCGCCTGGCGACCTACGTCATTCCGGGAACGCCCGGCGAGGGCGAGATCGTCCTGAACGGCGCCGCCGCCCACAAGGCGTCGCCCGGCGACCTGGTGATCCTCTGCACCTACGCCGAATACGAGGAGGCCGAGGCGCACAGCCACCAGCCGACGGTGGTGCTGGTGGACGAGCAAAACCGCATCCAGCGAGGCCCCAAACCGGAGCGGCTGGCGAGCTGA
- a CDS encoding deoxynucleoside kinase, with translation MAPQPLPYHFIAVDGPIGVGKTTLVELLTRRFEGVKILEDVENPFLGAFYQDRPNTAFQTQLYFLLSRYKQQQDLAQRGLFDRLLLADYTFQKDRIFAYLNLADDELMLYDKLYTLLEPQLPMPDLVIHLVADVETCMRRIRKRQRPVESHLSSDYIAELTDAYNHYYHYYERTPLLVVDTRNLNFPDRPEDLDELIARLRKPIKGTEYYVPVGSGRRLL, from the coding sequence TTGGCGCCGCAACCCCTGCCGTACCACTTCATCGCCGTGGACGGCCCGATCGGGGTGGGCAAAACCACCCTTGTCGAGCTGCTGACCCGGCGCTTCGAGGGCGTCAAGATCCTAGAAGACGTCGAAAACCCCTTCCTCGGCGCCTTCTACCAGGACCGGCCGAACACCGCTTTCCAGACCCAGCTCTACTTTCTGCTGTCGCGCTACAAGCAGCAGCAAGACCTCGCCCAGCGCGGCCTCTTCGACCGCCTGTTGCTGGCCGACTACACCTTCCAAAAAGACCGCATCTTCGCCTATCTCAACCTGGCGGACGACGAGCTGATGCTGTACGACAAGCTCTACACCCTGCTCGAACCGCAGCTCCCCATGCCCGACCTGGTCATCCACCTGGTGGCCGACGTCGAAACCTGCATGCGGCGCATCCGCAAGCGCCAGCGGCCGGTCGAAAGCCATCTATCGTCGGACTACATCGCCGAGCTGACGGACGCCTACAACCACTACTACCACTACTACGAGCGCACCCCGCTGCTGGTGGTCGACACCCGCAACCTCAACTTCCCGGACCGCCCGGAAGATTTAGACGAGCTGATCGCTCGCTTGAGAAAACCGATCAAGGGCACCGAGTACTACGTGCCGGTGGGCTCCGGCCGGCGATTGTTGTAG
- the panB gene encoding 3-methyl-2-oxobutanoate hydroxymethyltransferase gives MPKKSSPTASPAPKRAADRPVTVPAVRAARERGDKLVMVTAYDCPQGRTADAAGVDMILVGDSLAMVVLGHPDTLAVTVDEMLHHTRAVRRGVQRALLVGDMPYGSFHRGLGQAVDNALRFIKEGGAQAVKIEGARPEVVEALVGAEIPVMGHLGLTPQSLHKFGGFKVQGRGDAAARALLEAAHALEEAGAFSLVLECVPADLAEEVTGQIGIPTIGIGAGAGCSGQVLVYHDLLGMEERIAPRFVRRYGELGRASRDAISAFASDVRSGAFPSRDETYGDPSRPAADVQRLYG, from the coding sequence ATGCCGAAGAAGTCGTCCCCCACCGCCTCACCCGCGCCGAAACGCGCTGCGGATCGTCCCGTCACCGTGCCCGCCGTTCGCGCCGCCCGCGAGCGCGGCGACAAGCTGGTGATGGTGACCGCCTACGACTGCCCCCAGGGCCGCACCGCCGACGCCGCCGGGGTCGACATGATCCTGGTCGGCGATTCCCTCGCCATGGTGGTCCTCGGCCACCCGGACACCCTCGCCGTCACCGTCGACGAGATGCTGCACCACACCCGCGCCGTGCGCCGGGGCGTCCAGCGCGCCCTGTTGGTGGGGGACATGCCCTACGGCTCCTTCCACCGCGGGCTGGGCCAAGCGGTGGACAACGCGCTCCGCTTCATCAAGGAGGGCGGTGCCCAGGCGGTCAAGATCGAAGGAGCCCGGCCGGAGGTGGTGGAAGCGCTGGTCGGCGCCGAGATCCCGGTGATGGGCCATCTCGGTCTCACCCCGCAGAGCCTCCACAAGTTCGGTGGGTTCAAGGTGCAAGGCCGCGGCGACGCGGCCGCCCGCGCCCTGTTGGAGGCGGCCCACGCTCTCGAAGAGGCCGGTGCCTTCAGCCTGGTACTCGAGTGCGTGCCGGCGGACCTGGCTGAAGAGGTCACCGGGCAGATCGGCATCCCCACCATTGGCATCGGCGCCGGCGCCGGTTGCAGCGGTCAGGTGCTGGTGTACCACGATCTCCTCGGCATGGAAGAGCGCATTGCCCCGCGCTTCGTGCGGCGCTACGGCGAATTGGGCCGGGCCTCCCGGGACGCCATCTCGGCCTTTGCCTCCGACGTGCGGAGCGGAGCCTTCCCGAGCCGCGACGAAACCTACGGAGATCCGTCGCGACCGGCGGCCGACGTTCAACGGCTGTACGGCTGA
- the mqnE gene encoding aminofutalosine synthase MqnE has product MTSPRQRLEPARFPAPLRELAAKVRDGVRLDEADALLCFTTPHVLHLGSLADAVRRDLHGRVAYYNINRHINPTNVCIYTYNCKFCSYAAMKGEDHAWEMTHDEVYHRAAAQGGNEVTEFHIVGGLHPDLRMSWYEEMLKGLKERFPAVHLKAFTAIEIGWFAKLEKLSIEEVLIRLREAGLGSLPGGGAEIFHPEVREIICDGKLDADEWIEVHRVAHRLGIQTNCTMLYGHVEKPEHRVDHLLQLRSLQDEAKGGSAGFNAFIPLAYHPENNYMGLEYHTTGTEDLRTIATSRLVLDNIAHIKAYWVMVTPKLAQIALRFGADDMDGTVVEERIYHMAGAETDQQLPRRELERVLRDAGFDPIERDTLYNPIDRGAPAPVAV; this is encoded by the coding sequence ATGACGAGTCCTCGCCAGCGGCTCGAACCCGCCCGTTTCCCCGCTCCTCTCCGTGAACTCGCCGCCAAAGTGAGAGACGGCGTGCGCCTTGACGAGGCCGACGCCCTGCTGTGCTTCACCACCCCCCACGTGCTCCATCTCGGCAGCCTGGCGGACGCGGTGCGGCGCGACCTCCACGGCCGCGTGGCGTACTACAACATCAACCGCCACATCAATCCGACCAACGTCTGCATCTACACCTACAACTGCAAGTTTTGTAGCTATGCGGCGATGAAGGGCGAGGACCACGCCTGGGAGATGACCCACGACGAGGTCTACCACCGGGCCGCCGCCCAAGGCGGCAACGAGGTCACTGAATTCCACATCGTCGGCGGCCTGCACCCGGATCTCAGAATGTCCTGGTACGAGGAGATGCTCAAGGGCTTGAAGGAACGCTTCCCGGCGGTCCACTTGAAAGCCTTCACGGCGATCGAGATCGGCTGGTTCGCCAAGCTCGAGAAGCTCTCCATCGAAGAGGTGTTGATCCGCCTGCGGGAGGCCGGCCTGGGCTCCTTGCCCGGCGGCGGCGCCGAGATCTTCCATCCAGAGGTGCGGGAGATCATCTGCGACGGCAAGCTCGATGCGGACGAGTGGATCGAGGTCCACCGGGTGGCCCACCGCCTTGGCATCCAGACCAACTGCACCATGCTCTACGGTCACGTCGAGAAGCCCGAACATCGGGTGGACCATCTGCTCCAGCTTCGCTCCCTGCAGGACGAGGCGAAGGGCGGTTCGGCGGGCTTCAACGCCTTCATCCCGCTCGCCTACCACCCGGAAAACAACTACATGGGTCTCGAGTACCACACCACCGGGACGGAGGATTTGCGGACCATCGCCACCTCCCGGCTGGTGCTGGACAACATCGCCCACATCAAGGCCTACTGGGTGATGGTCACCCCCAAGCTGGCCCAAATCGCCTTGCGCTTCGGCGCCGACGACATGGACGGCACTGTCGTCGAAGAGCGGATCTACCACATGGCCGGCGCCGAGACCGACCAGCAGCTCCCCCGCCGCGAGCTGGAGCGGGTACTGCGCGACGCCGGCTTCGATCCCATCGAGCGCGACACCCTGTACAACCCGATCGACCGCGGTGCTCCGGCGCCGGTCGCCGTGTAG
- a CDS encoding UbiA-like polyprenyltransferase: protein MTAGALSDRPKGFGASLRTMLEMIKIEHTLFALPFAFLGMILAAEGWPSWPVVGWIVVAMVGARSAAMGFNRLVDHRIDAENPRTADRALPAGEVSPPAVSLFVLASAGLMVLAAWRLNPLALWLSPVALVILLGYSYTKRFTWAAHLVLGLALSGAPLGAWIAVRGEWPAGAAWALAGAVLLWTAGFDVLYALQDRDFDRQRGLFSIPARFGVRGALVISALLHLAMLGLLAWLPTLYTSAGGPALGWAYWLGFAGCCVLLAYQHAVVRPNDLSRLGPAFFQANAALSLWLFAATAVDILFAL from the coding sequence ATGACCGCCGGAGCGTTGAGCGACCGGCCCAAGGGCTTCGGGGCGAGCCTGCGCACGATGCTCGAAATGATCAAGATCGAGCACACCCTGTTCGCCCTGCCCTTCGCCTTCCTGGGGATGATCCTGGCGGCGGAGGGGTGGCCGTCTTGGCCGGTGGTGGGGTGGATCGTGGTGGCGATGGTCGGCGCCCGCAGCGCCGCCATGGGCTTCAATCGGCTGGTCGACCACCGCATCGACGCCGAGAATCCGCGCACCGCCGATCGCGCCTTGCCGGCCGGTGAGGTCTCGCCGCCGGCGGTGAGTCTCTTCGTCCTGGCGAGCGCCGGGTTGATGGTTTTGGCCGCCTGGCGGTTGAATCCGCTGGCCTTGTGGTTGTCGCCGGTGGCGTTGGTGATTCTCCTCGGCTACTCCTACACCAAGCGCTTCACCTGGGCGGCCCACCTGGTCCTCGGTCTGGCTCTCTCCGGCGCACCGTTGGGTGCCTGGATCGCCGTGCGCGGCGAGTGGCCGGCCGGGGCCGCCTGGGCGCTGGCCGGGGCGGTGCTGTTGTGGACCGCTGGTTTCGACGTGCTCTATGCCTTGCAGGACCGCGACTTCGACCGCCAGCGGGGGCTCTTTTCCATCCCGGCGCGCTTCGGGGTGCGCGGAGCGTTGGTGATTTCCGCCCTCCTCCACCTTGCGATGTTGGGCCTGTTGGCCTGGCTGCCGACCCTCTACACGTCAGCCGGTGGACCGGCTCTCGGATGGGCCTACTGGCTGGGCTTCGCCGGCTGCTGCGTGCTCCTCGCCTACCAGCACGCGGTGGTGCGGCCAAATGATCTATCGCGCCTCGGCCCGGCCTTTTTCCAGGCCAACGCGGCGCTCTCCCTGTGGCTCTTCGCGGCCACTGCCGTTGATATACTCTTCGCGCTATGA
- a CDS encoding glutaminase, whose product MDYQGILEGIAAEVRPLLDQGEVANYIPELARVPAERFGIALHTVDGGTFQVGDSEERFSTQSISKVFTLTLAMVRVGDALWLRVGREPSGTAFNSLVQLEHEQGIPRNPFINAGALVVTDVLLTRCGDVLGEVLELVNDLGGGLDVEYDHRVAHSERATGHRNAALAHFLKSFGNLDNEADEVLDAYFHHCSLAMSCSELARAGMFLARSGRPLGIETAITSSSQTKYINSLLLTCGVYDAAGDFAYRVGLPAKSGVGGGILAVLPGHWTVCVWSPGLDASGNSLAGSRALELLTTETGQSIF is encoded by the coding sequence ATGGACTACCAGGGGATACTCGAAGGGATCGCCGCCGAAGTGCGGCCGCTCCTCGACCAGGGCGAGGTCGCGAACTACATCCCCGAACTCGCCAGGGTGCCGGCGGAGCGCTTCGGCATCGCCCTCCACACCGTCGACGGCGGGACCTTTCAGGTTGGTGACTCCGAGGAGCGCTTTTCAACCCAGAGTATTTCCAAGGTCTTCACCCTCACCCTCGCCATGGTGCGAGTAGGCGATGCGCTCTGGCTGCGGGTTGGCCGCGAGCCCTCGGGCACCGCCTTCAACTCGCTGGTCCAGCTCGAACACGAGCAGGGCATTCCACGCAATCCGTTCATCAATGCCGGTGCTCTGGTGGTGACCGACGTGCTGCTGACCCGCTGCGGGGACGTCCTGGGCGAGGTGCTGGAGCTGGTCAACGATCTGGGTGGTGGGCTCGACGTCGAATACGACCATCGGGTGGCCCATTCGGAGCGGGCCACCGGCCACCGCAACGCGGCCCTCGCTCACTTCCTCAAGAGCTTCGGCAATCTGGACAACGAGGCGGACGAGGTGCTCGACGCCTACTTCCACCACTGCTCCCTGGCGATGAGCTGCTCCGAGCTCGCCCGCGCGGGCATGTTTCTCGCCCGTTCCGGCAGGCCGCTCGGCATCGAGACGGCGATCACCAGCAGCAGCCAGACCAAGTACATCAACTCCCTGCTCCTGACCTGCGGGGTCTATGACGCCGCCGGGGACTTCGCCTACCGGGTGGGCCTGCCCGCCAAGAGCGGCGTCGGAGGCGGCATCCTGGCGGTGCTCCCCGGCCACTGGACCGTCTGCGTCTGGTCGCCGGGTCTCGACGCCTCCGGCAACTCCCTCGCCGGCAGCCGCGCCCTCGAACTGCTGACCACCGAAACGGGTCAGTCGATCTTCTGA
- a CDS encoding thiazole synthase: MNAASPTADSTTTSSLEVEPLVIADRTFRSRLILGTGKYLDADVMRRSFEASGTEMITVALRRVNLDDLGKSSLIDQIDQEKYLLLPNTAACYTADEAIRTARLARELGGWNWVKLEVIGDEKTLFPDTVELLRATEVLVDEGFVVLPYCTDDPVLCRKLEALGAAAVMPLGAPIGSGMGIRNPANLRIIIEQANVPVVVDAGVGTASDASLALELGADAVLMNTGIAGAGDPVRMARAMRLAVEAGWLAANAGRIPRKLYATASSPMTGLID, encoded by the coding sequence ATGAATGCCGCCTCTCCCACCGCCGACTCCACCACTACGTCCTCGCTCGAGGTCGAGCCCCTCGTCATCGCCGACCGCACCTTCCGGTCGCGCCTCATCCTCGGCACCGGAAAATACCTCGATGCGGACGTCATGCGGCGCTCCTTCGAGGCCTCCGGTACCGAGATGATCACCGTCGCCCTGCGACGGGTGAATCTCGACGACCTCGGCAAGAGCTCGCTAATCGATCAGATCGATCAGGAAAAGTACCTCCTGCTGCCCAACACCGCCGCCTGCTACACCGCCGACGAAGCGATCCGCACGGCACGCCTCGCCCGCGAGTTGGGGGGCTGGAACTGGGTGAAGCTGGAAGTGATCGGCGACGAGAAAACCCTGTTCCCGGACACCGTGGAACTCCTCAGAGCCACCGAGGTGCTGGTGGACGAAGGCTTCGTGGTGTTGCCCTACTGCACCGACGACCCGGTGCTCTGCCGGAAGCTCGAAGCCCTCGGCGCGGCGGCGGTGATGCCCCTAGGGGCTCCCATCGGTTCCGGCATGGGCATTCGCAATCCGGCAAACCTGCGCATCATCATCGAGCAGGCAAACGTGCCGGTAGTCGTCGACGCCGGCGTCGGCACCGCCTCCGATGCCTCCCTCGCCCTCGAACTCGGCGCCGACGCCGTCCTCATGAACACCGGCATCGCCGGCGCCGGAGACCCGGTGCGCATGGCCCGCGCCATGCGCCTCGCCGTCGAAGCCGGCTGGCTCGCCGCCAACGCCGGCCGCATCCCGCGGAAGCTCTACGCCACGGCCAGCTCGCCGATGACGGGCCTGATCGACTGA
- a CDS encoding DEAD/DEAH box helicase family protein has protein sequence MTADAKEAAFQQDIIVQMVEGGWKLGDPASYNRELALYIPDCLEYIKTTQPKAWKNYKKLYPINAERAFIDKLAAQLGKADPQASDKSLRTFGTLGVLRHELRDKSASFKLCQFKPEHGLNPETQAMYEGNILRVVPELVYSPHATPAQLGETGSRAKRWRIDLVLFVNGIPVATIELKSEFKQAVESAQRQYRRTRLPKDPETNKPEPLLTFKRGALVHFAVSQYEVYMTTRLAGRETRFLPFNRGTKEGGAGNDPPEDVDTYATAYLWNEVLAPANLLEIVGRFVHLEIKTEESWDGRKTKKETLIFPRYHQWDLVRKLVAKTREEGPGHKYLAQHSAGSGKSNSIGWTAHQLSSLHDEQDEKLFDSVIVVTDRTVLDNQLQETIYQFEHEEGVVGRINREEGQGSKSEKLAHALEHSQPIVIVTIQTFPHVLAAIEDSASLKQRRFAIIADEAHSSQSGSTAGNLKAVLTAGMPDKDEVSAEDMLTASVAARGASPNLSYYAFTATPKSRTLELFGRRPSPDEPPSKRNKPQAFHVYSMRQAIAEGYILDVLRNYTSYKVAYNLAQRVAAADIEVDSKKARARLGQWVRLHDYNIAQKVMVIVEHFRETVMGLLNGHAKAMIVTGSRKEAVRFKLEFDKYTQKKSYSQLRAMVAFSGEVSFSRDDPHSEGLLGETFTETNMNPGLKGRDLRTAFDSDGYDVMIAANKFQTGFDQPKLCAMYVDKKLGGVDCVQTLSRLNRKYPGKEETYVLDFFNDPQEVLAAFQEYYQTAELLDVSDPNLIWDLYEKLRAAGIFLWSEVTRFSEVFFVKSKSNAAIGNVCKPAVERWQNRHQQAQAEYAEQKRLFEHAKALGDATFIANSEAQMKEAKRELDALGLFKADLVAFTRYYEFMSQIVEYDSRDLEMLSLYARHLAPLLREKLPDEDPIDLSSVELSHYRLSKIKQQDLKLVKEGAETGLHPASALGTRKPRNKEEEWLSQIISRLNELFVTDGLTDNDLINYAYAIRDKVSENQRVMQQIANNSPEQALLGDFSTALDQAVMGSGEAHQSQMMQYLNSKELQAGFGRVVFDMLLAKLASGAQAHRRER, from the coding sequence ATGACCGCCGACGCTAAAGAAGCCGCCTTCCAGCAGGACATCATCGTCCAGATGGTCGAAGGCGGCTGGAAGCTCGGCGACCCCGCGAGCTACAACCGCGAGCTGGCGCTCTACATCCCGGACTGCCTCGAATACATCAAAACGACCCAGCCGAAGGCCTGGAAGAATTACAAGAAGCTCTACCCGATCAACGCGGAGCGGGCGTTCATCGACAAGCTCGCCGCCCAGCTTGGCAAGGCAGACCCGCAGGCATCGGACAAGAGCCTACGCACCTTCGGCACTCTGGGCGTGCTGCGCCACGAGCTACGCGACAAGTCCGCTTCCTTCAAGCTCTGCCAGTTCAAGCCCGAGCATGGACTGAATCCCGAGACCCAGGCCATGTACGAGGGCAACATCCTGCGTGTGGTGCCGGAGCTGGTCTACAGCCCGCATGCCACGCCCGCCCAGCTCGGGGAAACCGGTTCGCGCGCCAAACGTTGGAGGATCGACCTAGTTTTATTCGTCAACGGCATCCCAGTCGCCACGATAGAGCTGAAGAGTGAGTTCAAGCAGGCGGTCGAGAGCGCCCAGCGCCAGTACCGGAGGACCCGTCTGCCGAAGGATCCCGAGACCAACAAGCCGGAACCGCTCCTCACCTTCAAGCGGGGCGCGTTGGTGCACTTCGCCGTGAGCCAGTACGAGGTCTACATGACGACTCGGCTGGCGGGCAGGGAGACGCGCTTCCTCCCCTTCAACCGCGGCACAAAGGAGGGCGGCGCCGGCAACGACCCACCCGAGGACGTGGACACCTACGCCACCGCCTACCTGTGGAACGAGGTGCTCGCCCCCGCCAACCTACTAGAGATCGTCGGTCGGTTCGTTCACCTCGAGATCAAGACCGAGGAGAGCTGGGACGGTCGGAAGACGAAGAAAGAGACTCTGATCTTCCCCCGCTACCACCAGTGGGATCTGGTGCGAAAGCTGGTGGCCAAGACCCGCGAAGAAGGCCCCGGTCACAAGTACCTGGCGCAGCACAGCGCCGGCTCCGGCAAGTCGAACTCGATCGGCTGGACGGCGCATCAGCTCTCTTCGCTCCACGACGAGCAGGACGAGAAGCTCTTCGACTCGGTCATCGTGGTGACCGACCGCACGGTGCTGGACAACCAGCTCCAGGAGACGATCTATCAGTTCGAGCACGAGGAGGGTGTGGTCGGGCGCATCAACCGCGAGGAAGGCCAAGGCTCGAAGTCTGAGAAGCTGGCGCACGCGCTGGAGCACAGCCAGCCGATCGTCATCGTAACCATTCAGACCTTCCCCCACGTTCTCGCCGCCATCGAGGACAGCGCGAGCCTCAAGCAGCGACGCTTCGCCATCATCGCCGACGAGGCGCACTCCTCGCAGTCGGGATCGACCGCAGGGAACCTCAAGGCAGTCCTCACCGCCGGGATGCCGGACAAGGACGAGGTCAGTGCGGAGGACATGCTGACCGCCAGTGTCGCGGCTCGTGGTGCCTCGCCGAATCTCAGCTACTACGCCTTTACCGCCACCCCGAAGAGTAGAACGCTGGAGTTATTCGGGCGTCGCCCCAGCCCGGACGAGCCGCCCTCGAAGAGGAACAAACCGCAGGCCTTCCATGTCTACAGCATGCGGCAGGCCATCGCAGAGGGCTACATCCTCGACGTGTTGAGGAACTACACCAGCTACAAGGTGGCTTACAACCTGGCGCAGCGGGTCGCCGCGGCGGACATAGAGGTCGACAGCAAAAAGGCGCGAGCCAGGCTCGGCCAGTGGGTGCGGCTGCACGACTACAACATCGCGCAAAAGGTGATGGTGATAGTCGAGCACTTTCGAGAGACGGTGATGGGACTGCTCAACGGCCACGCCAAGGCGATGATCGTTACGGGCTCGCGCAAAGAGGCGGTGCGCTTCAAGCTGGAGTTCGACAAGTACACGCAGAAGAAGTCCTATAGCCAGTTGCGCGCGATGGTCGCGTTTTCAGGCGAGGTCAGTTTCAGCAGAGACGACCCTCACAGCGAGGGGTTACTCGGAGAGACGTTTACCGAGACCAACATGAACCCCGGTCTCAAGGGGAGGGATCTGCGCACCGCCTTTGATTCGGATGGCTACGACGTGATGATCGCCGCCAACAAGTTCCAGACGGGCTTTGATCAACCGAAGCTCTGCGCCATGTACGTGGACAAGAAGCTCGGGGGAGTCGACTGCGTACAGACCTTGTCGCGGCTCAATCGAAAGTACCCGGGCAAAGAGGAAACCTACGTCCTCGACTTCTTCAACGATCCGCAGGAGGTGTTGGCGGCGTTCCAGGAGTACTACCAGACGGCGGAGCTGCTCGATGTTTCGGACCCCAACCTCATCTGGGATCTCTACGAGAAGCTACGGGCCGCTGGCATCTTCCTGTGGTCCGAAGTGACGCGCTTCAGCGAGGTCTTCTTCGTCAAGAGCAAGAGCAACGCTGCGATCGGCAACGTGTGCAAGCCGGCGGTGGAGCGTTGGCAGAATCGCCACCAGCAGGCGCAAGCCGAGTACGCGGAGCAGAAGCGGCTCTTTGAGCACGCTAAAGCGCTCGGCGACGCCACCTTCATCGCCAATAGCGAGGCGCAGATGAAGGAAGCCAAGCGCGAGCTAGACGCGCTCGGCCTTTTCAAGGCGGACCTTGTAGCGTTTACCCGCTACTACGAGTTCATGTCGCAGATCGTCGAATACGACAGTCGAGACCTCGAGATGCTCAGTCTCTATGCTCGTCACCTGGCGCCACTGCTACGCGAGAAGCTGCCGGACGAGGACCCGATCGACCTGAGCTCCGTCGAGCTGAGCCACTATCGCCTGTCGAAGATCAAGCAGCAAGACCTCAAACTGGTCAAGGAGGGAGCGGAGACCGGTCTCCATCCTGCCAGTGCCCTGGGAACCCGCAAACCTCGAAACAAGGAAGAAGAATGGCTCTCGCAGATCATCAGCCGATTGAATGAGCTTTTCGTGACCGACGGCCTGACCGACAATGACCTCATCAACTACGCCTACGCCATCCGCGACAAGGTGAGCGAGAACCAGAGGGTGATGCAGCAGATCGCAAACAACTCCCCCGAGCAAGCTTTGCTAGGCGACTTTTCGACCGCTCTCGATCAGGCGGTGATGGGGAGTGGCGAGGCTCATCAAAGCCAGATGATGCAGTACCTCAACAGCAAAGAGCTGCAGGCCGGTTTCGGGAGAGTCGTTTTCGACATGCTGCTGGCGAAGCTGGCTTCGGGAGCCCAGGCCCACAGAAGAGAGCGATGA
- the panC gene encoding pantoate--beta-alanine ligase codes for MQTFETGAEVRRTVENWRGSGRRVAFVPTMGALHDGHLALVRRAGESADRTVASVFVNPTQFGPGEDFERYPRSPEQDAGLLAGAGCDVLFLPSVEEIYPPGHTTFIDLGEPALGLEGDHRPGHFRGVATVVTALFQLVRPDVAVFGEKDAQQLAVLRRVTRDLHLGVEIVGHPTVRESDGLAMSSRNAYLSPEDRRSAPVLHRALTAAVEALRQGERNADALRQTMAEILAASPRVEVEYAEVVHAETFRPARQVNGPIVLPIAARLGATRLIDNLRFEPPN; via the coding sequence ATGCAGACCTTCGAGACCGGCGCCGAGGTGCGCCGCACGGTGGAGAACTGGAGGGGGAGCGGCCGGCGGGTGGCCTTCGTGCCGACCATGGGTGCCCTCCACGACGGGCACTTGGCGCTGGTGCGGCGGGCCGGAGAATCGGCCGATCGAACGGTCGCCTCGGTGTTCGTCAACCCCACCCAGTTCGGTCCCGGCGAAGACTTTGAGCGCTACCCGCGTTCACCGGAGCAGGACGCCGGCCTGCTCGCCGGCGCCGGCTGCGACGTCCTCTTCTTGCCCTCCGTCGAAGAGATCTACCCACCAGGCCACACCACCTTCATCGACTTGGGCGAACCCGCTCTCGGTCTCGAAGGCGACCATCGGCCGGGCCACTTCCGCGGCGTCGCCACGGTGGTCACCGCCCTGTTCCAGCTCGTCCGGCCGGATGTGGCGGTGTTCGGCGAGAAAGACGCGCAGCAACTGGCCGTCCTCCGCCGCGTCACCCGGGATCTGCACTTGGGGGTCGAAATCGTCGGCCACCCCACCGTCCGCGAGTCGGACGGCCTGGCGATGTCCTCGCGCAACGCTTACTTGAGCCCGGAAGACCGTCGGTCGGCGCCGGTGCTCCACCGCGCCCTGACGGCGGCGGTGGAGGCCCTCCGGCAAGGCGAACGAAACGCCGACGCCCTACGCCAGACCATGGCGGAAATCCTCGCCGCGTCGCCGCGCGTCGAGGTCGAATACGCCGAAGTTGTCCACGCCGAAACCTTCCGGCCCGCGCGTCAAGTCAACGGTCCGATCGTCCTACCGATCGCCGCCCGACTAGGTGCCACCCGATTGATCGACAACCTCCGTTTTGAACCCCCTAACTAG